From the genome of Biomphalaria glabrata chromosome 1, xgBioGlab47.1, whole genome shotgun sequence, one region includes:
- the LOC106062202 gene encoding leucine-rich repeat and fibronectin type-III domain-containing protein 5-like → MQYGVGGRPWGKGVSVLFLVVIFSTQVYTTFTCPKDCFCAPHSKNVQCANKNFVQIPEEIPVETLELNLNENKFKSPSLIRRNFTQLYKLQNLYLSDCGIETIDVDTFADLNQLTWLDISKNKIRFLADHTFRGLNLKHLFINDNPDIQLSLGAFAGMTTQGLYMHNCGLKRLFVDLMTPLNSSLKTLWLHENQFEALSEKWLYFFRRLAHIRLGKNAFHCNCQIKWLYTFYKNSKNSIFAGAEQPECGSPRLVQGKYFDEITEEDFRCELPTFQNVDAIFDTKMGKLTCQASGDPAPTLYWIRPDGTTETYYPQVDSKENSGVMFMTDVKLENKDLYKCVASNPAGNVTFSLNVVWPDLRLALTPKPGKLATTNIIRDDSTSAPVKKTYKNYAGDDAHAYDWANLNSESSKLKLQEKPGPVVNKKDKDHSFGIVDIIGAVIGTFLLTLLVSLTAFHLYYKQRERREEHYSVPDELKCTAHTVYIMNEPEENRIKMINPLNTSDIHS, encoded by the coding sequence ATGCAATATGGTGTAGGAGGCAGGCCATGGGGGAAAGGGGTGAGTGTGCTGTTTCTTGTGGTCATTTTCAGCACCCAGGTGTACACCACATTTACCTGTCCTAAAGATTGTTTCTGTGCACCCCACAGTAAAAATGTTCAGTGTGCGAATAAAAATTTTGTTCAGATCCCGGAGGAGATTCCCGTGGAAACTCTGGAGCTGAATTTAAATGAGAACAAATTTAAAAGCCCTTCACTGATACGACGTAACTTCACTCAGTTGTACAAGCTACAGAACCTGTATTTAAGTGACTGTGGTATAGAGACTATAGATGTGGATACATTTGCAGACTTGAACCAGCTAACATGGCTGGacattagtaaaaataaaattcgctTTCTAGCCGACCATACTTTTCGAGGTCTGAATCTGAAACATCTGTTTATCAACGATAACCCAGACATCCAGTTATCTCTAGGGGCTTTCGCTGGCATGACAACACAAGGACTGTACATGCATAACTGTGGACTGAAACGACTTTTTGTTGACTTAATGACACCTTTAAACTCATCTTTAAAAACGTTGTGGCTGCATGAAAATCAGTTCGAAGCATTGAGCGAGAAATGGCTTTACTTCTTTAGAAGACTCGCCCACATTCGACTTGGAAAAAATGCTTTTCACTGTAATTGTCAAATCAAGTGGCTgtatacattttacaaaaactcTAAAAATTCCATATTTGCTGGCGCCGAGCAGCCTGAATGCGGGAGTCCACGTTTAGTACAAGGAAAATACTTCgatgaaataacagaagaaGACTTTCGCTGTGAGCTGCCAACATTTCAAAACGTCGATGCCATCTTTGACACTAAAATGGGAAAATTAACATGCCAGGCTTCTGGAGACCCAGCCCCCACATTATATTGGATACGGCCAGACGGCACCACTGAGACCTATTATCCACAGGTCGACAGTAAAGAAAACAGCGGGGTGATGTTTATGACCGATGTCAAACTGGAGAATAAGGATCTGTACAAGTGCGTGGCCAGTAACCCAGCAGGGAACGTCACATTCTCGCTCAACGTCGTCTGGCCAGACCTCCGGCTAGCACTCACTCCTAAACCTGGCAAGCTGGCTACCACAAATATCATTCGAGATGACAGCACCAGCGCTCCGGTCAAAAAGACTTACAAGAACTACGCAGGCGATGATGCGCACGCTTACGACTGGGCTAATCTTAACTCTGAAAGCAGCAAATTAAAACTTCAGGAGAAACCTGGACCTGTTGTGAATAAGAAGGATAAGGACCACTCTTTTGGTATAGTGGATATTATTGGTGCTGTAATAGGCACTTTTCTATTAACTCTACTTGTGAGCCTAACAGCCTTCCATCTGTACTATAAACAGCGTGAGAGGCGGGAGGAGCACTACTCAGTGCCTGATGAGCTCAAGTGTACAGCACATACTGTGTACATCATGAATGAACCCGAGGAAAATAGAATCAAAATGATCAACCCTCTTAATACATCAGATATACACTCTTAA